Proteins found in one Pseudomonas mosselii genomic segment:
- the bioD gene encoding dethiobiotin synthase: MSQAYFIAGTDTDVGKTTIAAGLLHAARQLGLSTLAAKPVASGCVVTAKGLRNSDALALIDESSVKLPYEAVNPFAFEPAIAPHVAAREAGVALSVPALRDAMQQVLAQHADFTLIEGAGGWRVPLSDHANLSDLAIALKLPVILVVGVRLGCINHALLSAEAIARDGLQLAGWVANIVDPRTSRLEENLSSLAERLPAPCLGRVPWLKQAGADAVAAHLQLDLLD; this comes from the coding sequence ATGAGCCAGGCCTATTTCATTGCTGGCACCGACACCGATGTCGGCAAGACCACCATCGCCGCAGGTTTGCTGCATGCGGCGCGGCAACTGGGATTGAGCACCCTGGCGGCCAAGCCGGTGGCGTCCGGGTGCGTGGTGACGGCCAAGGGGCTGCGTAACAGCGACGCCCTGGCGCTGATCGACGAAAGTTCGGTCAAACTGCCCTATGAAGCGGTCAATCCCTTCGCCTTCGAACCGGCCATCGCTCCGCATGTGGCAGCCCGCGAGGCCGGAGTGGCGCTGAGCGTGCCGGCGTTGCGCGATGCCATGCAGCAGGTACTGGCGCAGCACGCCGATTTCACCTTGATCGAAGGCGCCGGTGGCTGGCGCGTGCCGCTGTCCGACCATGCCAACCTGTCGGATCTGGCCATCGCCCTGAAGCTGCCGGTGATCCTGGTGGTGGGGGTACGACTTGGGTGCATCAATCACGCCTTGCTCAGTGCCGAGGCCATTGCCCGGGACGGCCTGCAACTGGCGGGATGGGTGGCGAACATCGTCGATCCGCGAACATCGCGCCTGGAAGAAAACCTATCCAGCCTGGCCGAGCGCCTGCCCGCGCCCTGCCTGGGGCGGGTGCCCTGGTTGAAGCAGGCTGGTGCGGACGCGGTGGCTGCGCATTTGCAGCTGGACCTGCTGGATTAG
- the bioC gene encoding malonyl-ACP O-methyltransferase BioC — MTDLSQPPLPGTLPDKRQVAASFSRAAASYDSVAALQRAVGMALLEKLPSNLAPARWLDMGSGTGHFSRVLAERFAQSSGVAVDIAEGMLRHAREQGGARHHVAGDAEHLPLRDGCVDLLFSSLAVQWCGQFASVLGEARRVLRPGGVLAFSSLCVGTLDELRASWQAVDGMVHVNRFRRFEDYQRLCGDSGLELIDLERRPHVLHYPDVRSLTHELKALGAHNLNPGRPSGLTGRARMQGLLQAYEQYRQVQGLPATYQVVYGVLHKPSDGEQ, encoded by the coding sequence ATGACTGACCTTTCCCAGCCCCCCCTGCCCGGCACCCTGCCGGACAAGCGTCAGGTGGCGGCTTCGTTTTCCCGCGCCGCGGCCAGCTACGACAGCGTCGCGGCCTTGCAGCGCGCGGTGGGCATGGCACTGCTGGAAAAGCTGCCCAGCAACCTTGCGCCTGCGCGCTGGCTGGACATGGGCAGCGGCACCGGCCACTTCAGCCGGGTGCTGGCCGAGCGCTTCGCGCAATCGAGTGGCGTGGCGGTGGATATCGCCGAAGGCATGCTGCGCCATGCCCGCGAGCAGGGCGGCGCCCGGCATCATGTGGCGGGGGACGCCGAGCACCTGCCGTTGCGCGATGGTTGCGTTGACCTTTTGTTCAGCAGCCTGGCGGTGCAGTGGTGCGGTCAGTTCGCCAGCGTGCTGGGCGAGGCGCGGCGGGTGCTGCGCCCCGGCGGCGTGCTGGCCTTCAGCAGCCTGTGCGTGGGCACGCTGGATGAATTGCGCGCCAGCTGGCAGGCCGTGGATGGCATGGTGCACGTCAATCGCTTCCGGCGTTTCGAGGATTACCAGCGTCTGTGCGGTGACAGCGGACTGGAGCTGATCGACCTGGAGCGGCGTCCCCACGTGCTGCATTATCCCGATGTGCGCAGCCTGACCCATGAGCTCAAGGCGCTGGGTGCGCACAACCTCAACCCAGGGCGTCCGTCGGGGCTCACCGGTCGGGCGCGGATGCAGGGCCTGTTGCAGGCCTACGAACAGTACCGCCAGGTGCAAGGCCTGCCGGCCACCTACCAAGTGGTCTACGGCGTCTTACACAAGCCGTCGGACGGAGAGCAGTGA
- a CDS encoding alpha/beta fold hydrolase produces the protein MRNRLILLPGWGLGTASLEPLAASLRAQDPRLQVELMALPELAHSDVQAWVDHLDRRLPTDVWLGGWSLGGMLASALAHKRGDHCCGLLTLASNPSFVARPDWPHGMPADTFGTFLDGCRSHTHVTLKRFRTLCSEGAQQPRTLLRQLGVGVPDTDPLYLATGLEVLASLDTRTALEQYGGPQLHLFAGSDALVPVEAAKALSDLLPDVEVGLVEDSSHAFLLEYPQELAAGIKSFLHESGDD, from the coding sequence ATGCGTAACCGACTGATCCTCCTGCCCGGCTGGGGCCTGGGCACCGCTTCACTGGAGCCGCTGGCCGCCAGCCTGCGCGCCCAGGATCCACGCCTGCAGGTCGAGTTGATGGCGCTGCCGGAACTGGCTCACAGCGATGTCCAGGCCTGGGTCGACCATCTGGACCGCAGGCTGCCGACCGACGTCTGGTTGGGCGGCTGGTCGCTAGGTGGCATGCTCGCCAGCGCCCTGGCGCACAAACGGGGCGACCACTGCTGCGGCTTGCTCACCCTGGCCAGCAACCCCAGCTTCGTGGCCCGGCCGGACTGGCCGCACGGCATGCCCGCCGACACTTTCGGCACCTTCCTCGACGGCTGCCGCAGCCATACCCATGTCACCCTCAAGCGCTTCCGCACCCTGTGCAGCGAGGGCGCGCAGCAACCGCGCACCCTGCTGCGGCAGCTGGGCGTGGGCGTGCCCGACACCGATCCGCTGTACCTGGCAACCGGCCTGGAAGTGCTGGCCAGCCTCGATACCCGCACCGCCCTGGAGCAATACGGCGGCCCGCAGCTGCACCTGTTCGCTGGCAGTGACGCGCTGGTGCCGGTGGAAGCGGCCAAGGCCCTGAGCGACCTGCTGCCCGACGTGGAAGTCGGCCTGGTCGAAGACAGTTCCCACGCTTTCCTGCTGGAGTATCCCCAGGAGCTGGCGGCGGGCATCAAGAGTTTCCTGCATGAGAGTGGTGATGACTGA
- the bioF gene encoding 8-amino-7-oxononanoate synthase, with protein sequence MAFDLAARLAERRAADLYRQRPLLESPQGPQVVVDGQPLLAFCSNDYLGLANHPEVIKAWRDGADRWGVGGGASHLVIGHSTPHHEVEEALAELTGRPRALLFSTGYMANLGAITALVGQGDTVLQDRLNHASLLDGGLLSGARFSRYLHNDPASLASRLDKATGNTLVVTDGVFSMDGDCADLQALAKVARERGAWLMVDDAHGLGTLGAKGGGLVEHCGLGVEDVPVLIGTLGKACGTSGAFVAGSEELIEALVQFARPYIYTTSQPPALACATLKALDLLRREHWRREHLAALIRQFRTGAEQIGLTLMDSHTAIQPILIGDAGRALALSHLLRERGLLVTAIRPPTVPAGSARLRVTLSAAHGEAQVQLLLNALAECYPQLESADA encoded by the coding sequence ATGGCCTTCGATCTTGCCGCGCGGCTGGCCGAACGGCGTGCCGCCGACCTGTACCGCCAGCGACCACTTCTTGAAAGCCCGCAGGGGCCGCAGGTGGTGGTCGACGGCCAGCCGCTGCTGGCCTTCTGCAGTAACGACTACCTGGGCCTGGCCAATCACCCCGAGGTGATCAAGGCCTGGCGCGACGGCGCCGATCGCTGGGGGGTCGGCGGCGGTGCCTCGCACCTGGTGATCGGCCACAGCACCCCGCACCATGAGGTGGAGGAGGCGCTGGCCGAACTGACGGGCCGGCCGCGTGCGCTGCTGTTCTCCACCGGCTACATGGCCAACCTCGGCGCGATCACCGCGCTGGTCGGGCAGGGCGACACGGTGCTGCAGGACCGCCTCAACCACGCCTCCCTGCTCGACGGCGGGCTGCTCAGCGGCGCCCGCTTCAGCCGCTATCTACACAACGACCCGGCCAGCCTGGCCAGCCGCCTGGACAAAGCGACCGGCAATACCCTGGTGGTCACCGACGGTGTGTTCAGCATGGACGGCGATTGCGCCGACCTGCAGGCCCTGGCCAAGGTGGCCCGCGAGCGTGGTGCCTGGTTGATGGTCGACGATGCCCATGGCCTGGGGACCCTTGGCGCCAAGGGTGGTGGCCTGGTCGAGCATTGCGGCCTCGGCGTCGAGGACGTGCCGGTGTTGATCGGCACGCTGGGTAAGGCCTGTGGTACCTCCGGTGCTTTTGTCGCCGGCAGCGAGGAACTGATCGAGGCGCTGGTGCAGTTCGCCCGGCCCTACATCTACACCACCAGCCAGCCACCGGCGCTGGCCTGCGCCACGCTCAAGGCCCTGGACTTGCTACGCCGCGAACACTGGCGGCGCGAGCACCTGGCGGCGCTGATCCGGCAGTTCCGCACGGGTGCCGAGCAGATCGGCCTGACCCTGATGGACAGCCACACCGCAATCCAGCCGATCCTGATCGGCGATGCGGGGAGGGCGCTGGCATTGTCCCACCTGCTGCGCGAGCGCGGGTTGCTGGTCACGGCGATTCGCCCGCCCACCGTGCCCGCCGGCAGTGCCCGCCTGCGGGTGACCCTGAGCGCCGCCCACGGTGAGGCGCAGGTGCAGCTATTGTTGAATGCATTGGCCGAGTGTTATCCACAACTGGAGTCCGCCGATGCGTAA
- the bioB gene encoding biotin synthase BioB has translation MSASAIATTRHDWSLAEVKALFLQPFNDLLFQAQTVHRAHFDPNRVQVSTLLSIKTGACPEDCKYCPQSGHYNTGLEKQKLMEVQKVLEEAARAKAIGSTRFCMGAAWKHPSAKDMPYVLEMVKGVKAMGLETCMTLGKLDQEQTQALAQAGLDYYNHNLDTSPEFYASIITTRTYSERLQTLAYVRDAGMKICSGGILGMGESLDDRAGLLIQLANLPEHPESVPINMLVKVAGTPLADEEDVDPFDFIRMLAVARILMPKSHVRLSAGREQMNEQMQALAFMAGANSIFYGEKLLTTGNPQADKDMQLFARLGIQPEAREEHADEVHQAAIEQALVEQRSSELFYDAASA, from the coding sequence ATGAGCGCCAGCGCAATTGCAACCACACGTCACGACTGGTCCCTGGCCGAGGTCAAGGCCCTGTTCCTGCAGCCGTTCAACGACCTGCTGTTCCAGGCCCAGACCGTCCACCGCGCGCACTTCGACCCCAATCGCGTGCAGGTTTCCACGCTGCTGTCGATCAAGACCGGCGCCTGCCCGGAAGATTGCAAATATTGTCCGCAGTCCGGTCACTACAACACCGGGCTGGAAAAACAGAAGCTGATGGAAGTGCAGAAAGTGCTGGAGGAGGCCGCCCGGGCCAAGGCCATCGGCTCGACCCGCTTCTGCATGGGCGCGGCGTGGAAGCACCCGTCGGCCAAGGACATGCCCTACGTGCTGGAGATGGTCAAAGGGGTCAAGGCCATGGGCCTGGAAACCTGCATGACCCTCGGCAAGCTCGACCAGGAGCAGACCCAGGCCCTGGCCCAGGCGGGCCTTGACTACTACAACCACAATCTCGATACCTCGCCGGAGTTCTACGCCAGCATCATCACCACCCGCACCTACAGCGAGCGCCTGCAGACTCTGGCCTACGTGCGCGATGCCGGCATGAAGATCTGCTCCGGCGGCATCCTCGGCATGGGCGAGTCGCTGGACGACCGCGCAGGCCTCTTGATCCAGCTGGCCAACCTGCCCGAGCACCCGGAGTCGGTGCCAATCAACATGCTGGTCAAGGTCGCCGGCACGCCGCTGGCCGATGAAGAGGACGTCGATCCGTTCGATTTCATCCGCATGCTGGCTGTGGCCCGGATCCTCATGCCCAAGTCCCATGTGCGCCTGTCGGCCGGTCGCGAGCAGATGAACGAGCAGATGCAGGCCCTGGCGTTCATGGCCGGCGCCAACTCGATCTTCTACGGCGAGAAACTGCTGACCACCGGCAACCCGCAGGCCGACAAGGACATGCAGCTGTTCGCCCGCCTCGGTATCCAGCCGGAAGCTCGTGAAGAGCACGCCGACGAAGTGCACCAGGCCGCCATCGAGCAGGCGCTGGTCGAGCAGCGCAGCAGCGAGTTGTTCTACGACGCAGCCTCGGCCTGA